The genomic interval AAGTATCTCCGAGTCTTGCCTGTGATGGGGGAGATAGGAGTAACGGCTGGTTGGCACAGCCATCGACGTTCCTGTTTGACAAGGAAACTGGCGCATTCGCGCCTCAAGAACAGGTCACGTCGTAAACCACAATATCCCAACCCTGCGGCGCGGTGCCGTGGGAATCCTCGCCCTTCAGGGCAAGGAGGATGTCAAGTGCGATGACACTGCGGTCTTGTCCCACACATTCGAAGACGAACCAAACGGGTTTTAAACAGGCCGACCATAGGCCACAGCAAGTGAGATAACCATGCAGATGCCACGCCGATTCAATACGTACTGTCCGCATTGCAACGAACACCACGAACACGAAGTTGAGAAAACCCGAAACGGCCGTTCGACCGGCATGAAATGGGACGCGCGCCGAACCAAACGCAACTCCTCGAGCATCGGTAACTCCGGTCGTTTCTCGAAGGTGCCAGCTGGCGAGAAGCCAACCAAGAAAACCGACCTCACGTACCGCTGCAGCGAGTGTGGCAACGCCCACCTTCGCGAAGGATGGCGCGCCGGCCGACTTGAGTTCCAAGAGTGATTACAATGGCAGGAAATTTCTACTCCGTCCGCTGTGGCGATTGTGAGAACGAACAGACCGT from Natronolimnobius sp. AArcel1 carries:
- a CDS encoding 50S ribosomal protein L44e; its protein translation is MQMPRRFNTYCPHCNEHHEHEVEKTRNGRSTGMKWDARRTKRNSSSIGNSGRFSKVPAGEKPTKKTDLTYRCSECGNAHLREGWRAGRLEFQE